TACATAATATCTAAAAGAACATTTTTAGTAAAGCCAACAAAGTTTTGAAATATGATGTTTTTAGGACCTTAAAGTCATTATGAGATGGTAGAATAACAAGTTCATGAAATCTTGTGCATAACAGAATTTCCTAAGCAAAAACAAGAGAGCAGTACCGCATAGAGTCCCTCCAATTTTGAGTTGTTTCGTAGAATTTCCAAAACAGTTCTGTATGTCTCCCACAAAAATTTAAACCATGGTGTAACAAGTTCTCGATCAGATCTATCCTTTCCTTTCTCGCCACTAACATAACTCAACATAAGATCTTCAGGTCTTTTATCAGCTTCGAGGTCCTCAACATCCAAAGCTTCTTCTAAAGCTTGCGCCTGACTGCGTGCAAGTTCAGCTCTTTCAGTGGCCAAATGCATAAAATGCTTTATCACCTCCTCCAGTGAATTAATGTTGACTTGTTGACATACAATACGGTACTGAATTAAACCATCCTTGGCAAACCTCCCTCTCCTCATGTCAACACATAGCTCTACATACTTGAACATGATTCTCTCGAGAGTCTTTTGCCATGCTCTATACCTCCTGGAGGTAATAAGGTCATGCAGAGCTTGCAGTGCTTCTTGCTTTTGGCCAACAGTTATCAACTCTGCATCAGAAGACAACAAAAATCATGCACGTATCAAGATGAAAAGCATAATTTTAGGATATGTAAGCCAAAGATTATGTGACAGAGCACCAAAACCTTCAGAAGAAAAGTATCATTCAACAATTAACCCTCCAATGAATATAATGTAATGGGTATTATAACAAGCACTTCATCTGCCACCTCACAGAGCATAAAATTATAAGGTCAAATCAATTATGAACCTAGAGCGACAGACAGACAGGCACGCAAGCGCACACAGATCTTGCAAACCTCTTACAATAATTACAAGGAGACAACTAATTAAAATTTTTCAGCCACATGAACAAAAAGAGCCAGccaaataggaaaaaaaagacATGAGGAAGATATATATCACCAAGGCTGTAGGCTTATAGGTGGAAGAAGTGTAGTTTGATATCATTATGGGTGGATTCCAATGGTTTGAGaatgtaaaacatgaaagtatTAGCACTAACCTTCAGCGCGCTTCAAAGCATTCTCAGGTTTGGCAAAGGTCGACATTTCTGAAAATCTAGTCAATGAGGTATAATAACTGCACAACATATATACACCAAAATTAgctaaagaaaaacaaagcaagCAAAGCTGAATTTTCACAGATCAACCTATATTCACCAAGGATGGAACAAAAAGATCCAAAATTGCTTGTCATACAACTGATAGAACAGACAAAGCAGAACAAAAAAGTTTATATTGTTGCAAAGAAGTATGGATTGTGCCAGAATTTTGTGACAAAGGAAAGAAAGTCAGCTGGACAAAAAGCTGGGTGAAGGGGGAAGAAACCACACGCCTTACGGAGTTATGTAAGAAACAAGATTAATGCCCTTAAGGTCAAGCTATCACATTAAAGACGCTAATGGTTTACCAACATAAAAAACTGTAATATTAAAGTTTTCTGGTTTTACCATTTGCTATTCATTTTGCCATGAATCTAGTATGCTCATATCCAATGTCTTTTTACACAAGAATATTCCCAGTGGCAGCAATAAAAAGGGTAGCTTAGAATTTAGAAACACCATCAGGAGAGCATTGTTCAAAACATACACTTACGGTATAAAGACAATTGAGCCCCAATGATAATTTGGTTGCACTATGATATAGGTAATGGTATTCCAACAAATTTATGAATCCATCAGACAAACTTCATACGCAAATCCCCAAAAACTTGGATCCAAAGTCAAAActcaatatttaaaaaaaaaaaaatcatagggTCTACGGCAGAAtgcaacagaaaaatcaccaaaagcAAAGATGCTGAAAAACAAGATAGAGCAGAGTTAAGATCAGATGTAACCTTATCTCCACAAAATTCTTACCATATATAAATAGGAATACTTCTAGAAGTTGTTAATGGAAAAATAACCAACAAAAGAAGGATAAGACAAAATGGTAAAAGAACCGAAACACTAACAACTCTAAACCCTATATACGTGACTCTAATTATACCCAATGGTACGCATAGAAAATCCAATTATTAAGGTACATATATCTATCTGACATCTATCAGTTTCCTTCTCCTCCTCTTCCTGTAGTCAATTAAATTTTACCCCTCGCAGCGGTTACCGGACAACTATCTCTAGCTGCCGTCCCCCGATTTTCTTCCGAATTATGGTGGAGGATACCTGTGATAGAGGGCTTTAATGGAGAAGTCTGTGTGGTCGATCTATTCGTGCCGCGGGCTGCTGGGTGTCGACACTTGCGGCCCACGGAAGTTGTAAGGGAAGGAAGGAATCGTTGGTAGCGGCGTTGGAGTTCCCGGTGTTCCACTTAATCGGCCTCGATTTCTGGTTGCAGCGGGGGCGCCTCTTTTCTGCTTGCCCTAAAACCTGAGAAGAACCAAGAGAGCGACCTGACGATAGATAATGTAATTAGCCTTTGTTTCCACTCCCTAGACCCTTACTACTACTCTACTGGTAAAGTTTGGACCGTCGAGCATTCCGGTTCATCTGTTTCAATTTAGAAagctttttttgaccaaaataccctttcTCGTATTCTTACTCtgattttccttttccattgcTCACTAGGAAAttgactttctttttttttttcttttaccctTTTGAGATATAACAATAATGTCCCTAATTATATTTTTGCCTCGGATTACATTAACAATTTGATTTTAATTTCAATGAATGTTACTCTTTCCTTGATAAAATAGCATATATTGACATTTATACCTTGTTTATATTGAGTAATGGATTAATATTTTCtacactgacaatgtatacactgtcagcgttggatgaataacaactatgcaaattttgaatttgaaattcaatttttgtacATGTGTCATGGATCCAACGGTGAAAGTATATGtactgtcagtatatataagatttactcttgaGTAATAAGCATGAAAATGTGTCTACAAATAAATGTGCAAcattcataatatatatatatatatatatatatatatgtatgtatgtataagtGAGTAATTATGAGAGTAAAATTAAAAATCTAAAAAGTGACAAAAAGAGTTTACACCAAATCCAAAAGTCTAAACTCTCTCTTCATATGTGGTAGATacctttttggaaaaaaaaaaaaacaatgctGAAAATTTGTaagtttattttttcaaaattttattcctAATATTCCTTGACGTGACACGCTTTTACTTTCCATAGATCACATGCATGACTTCAATGCGTTAATAAAGATACATACTATACTATTGAGTACACTAAATATTGCGTGTCATTTATTCAATGAGTATAATTGCTGGAGTTGTGAACAGAAAAGATTAAAAGTGCTTGCAATTGGGAGAAACATTTATTAATGATATGATGACACAAAATTCAGAATTGTGGGTTTATAGGATAATATACTAATAAACATCCTACCAAATGGAGGTTTTTCTCTGAGCAGTATGCACCAAGCAGAAAGAGGTTTTCTGTGTCGTggtaaaaaaatataacaacagCAGGAAGCATATTTTATTTATGCTGTCATGTCCttcttggttttatttatttatttttgggtcACGATGGTTTCCTAATTGCAGCAGCTACAAGCCTAGGACACGAGATACGCTATTTACTTTTAGCCATTGCCAGATTAAGATACTATAGATTGAATTACAGCACGTGACTTGTGTTCTGAACTGCACAGGCCTGTTTTCACTTGCACAAAATTAAAAAACCTGCGCAGCCGTGTTTGTAGTTATGAGAAAACTTGCACAGGCATGCGTGAGAATGCCCGAATAAATACTGCTATTACTTagattttcatttgaaagaAAGACCTTCGATCTGAGATCATAGTAAAATGGCCAAGAAGAGAAAGTTGTACTGAAAATTGTTAATGCACATATGAATTTTCTCACGTCAGAACAAGAGCAAAATGTCATCACTGTACTCATCATTGAAGAGCCAGGTGCGTCACTGAGCCACCTTGAAATGATATAGTTTGAACTAGTATTACTACACTTGAATTCTTGATGGAGTTAAATGGGCAACAACAGGAAGGGTTTGAAGGAACTGAATTATCACTTTCATCTTGGCCGGTAACTCTTCCTGGGTTTTTGCTTATTCAGAGCATATTGCCAAGACAGGCCAGAGCGTCTTGGAACCCGTTATCATGTCCTTCTCACTTTCTAAGAAGTTTGCTATCCTCGTAATCTTCTCAACCAGCTTGATTAGGATATCCTCCTAGAAGTTTGCTATCCTCATAGATCAATCGGGCACTTTCATCTTGACCAGTAACTCTTCTTAGGTTTTTGCTTATTCAGCATATTGCCAAGACTGGCCAGAGCGTCTTGGAACTTGCGAATTTTGAGGAAACCCGTTATCATGGCCTTCTCACTTTCTGAGAAGTTTGTTATCCTCATAATCTTCTCAACCAGCTTGATTAGGATATCCTCCATGGCTAAAGAACAAAGGCCTTCAGCCAGCATGTAGAATGAAGAAACTTCTGGAATATAACCCTTTTCAGTCATCTCCATGGCAAAATCAACAGCTTCTCCAATTGGTCCTCCTCCCATGCAGAGCCCTCGGAAGACGATCTTGTATGAGATAGCATCAGGAGGATGTCCATTTTCCTCCATTTCTCTAAAAAGTCTCATGGCTTCTCCTGTTCTCTTCCTTCTGAACAGTGCTTGAATTACAGGGTTATATGCCTGCGGGCCTGGTACCATCCCTTTCATCTGGATACTTCTGAGGAGCTTGCTTGCAACCTCAACTCTATTTGCTTTACACAGGCCCTGAATTAAGGTCCCATAGGTGACAATATCTGGTTCACACCCATTTGTAGTCATGCTTTGAACAATTTCTGTTGCTTTCTTGATATCTCCCCCTCTACAGAAATGTGAAAGAAGGGAATTGTATGTAAATTTGTCTGGTTTTAAACCTTCCATTATCATATGGTCCATGAGCTGATAAGCCTCCTCCACCCTGTTGCTCTTACAAAGACCATTAATAAGGGTGTTGTAAGTCACCAAATTTCTTGAAACACCTTGAAGCTCCATTTCGTCGAAAATCTCTTCTGCTTCTTCGAGTTTCTTATTTTTGCAGAAACCATCTATCAGTGTGTTGTAAGTTATAGCACTTCTCGCACAACCACTTAATTCCATCTCCTTTAGCATGTTGAAAGCTTCATTCATTTTCCCTCCGCTACAAACGCAGTCAATCAACATGTTATATGTGAACTCATCTGGTCGACACCCTTTGCCCTTCATCTCCTCAAACAGTTCTTTTGCACCATGGTAGTTGCCAGTCAAGCAGAGACCTTGTATCAGTGAGTTGAATGTGCCAACATCAggaaaaattcccttttctgtAAGAGCACGAGCAAGATTAGTAGCTTCTTGCACTCTGTTCTCCTTACACAAGGTGCTAATGATAGTATTGTATGTTACTGCGTTAGGGGAGCAGTCCCTTGAAAGCATCTGATTGAGAACTTCCTTTGCCTCTTCAACTTCACCGATTTTACAAAGCCCTGAAATCAAACTATTGTATGTAAATACATCCGGATCAAATCCTTCTTGAAGCATCAAGTCCAACACCTCTATAGAATGCTTCACTTGCCCTGCTTTACACAAACCATTGATTAAGGTATTGTATGTAAATTGGTCAGGATGAAACCACTCACTCGCCATCTCTTGAATGAACTCCAAAGCTTGCTCAATCTTTCCCTCTTTACAAAAGCCATGTGTCAAAACGTTTACTGTTATATTGCTAGATGCGCACCCAACAGCCTCCATTTGCCCTTTTACTCTCAATGCGCCCTCCAGATTGCCTTCCTCAATAAAACCCTGCATTATTGTCGTATAAGTCTTCTCATCCGGTACTAAACCATGGTTAGGCATCTCCTCCATCATCAGAATAGCCGGCCTAATTTGATGAGCTTTGCAGAGGGCCTTTATCAATACATTGAAGGTTGAAACATCAGGATTTGCACCTCTGGTCAACATCCTAGAGTGGATATTTTCAACTAGTTTCAACTTAGCGCCATCAACGAGAACATTCAGCAAGATATTGTAGCTAAACGTGCCAGGTTTCACACCAAATTCATTTTCCATCATGTCAAGAACGCCAATAGCCTCATCATACAACTCAAATTTCCCGTAGCtttcaataaaaataaggaAAGGACCTTCtgttatttcaatttttgagcTCTTCATGCGATCCAAAATTTGCCTCATTCTACCGAAAGACCCTACAGTCGCAAGCTTACGAAGAATTTCCTCGTATACTGGCAAAGCGAGTGCGAAATTAGGCTGCTCCAAAGCCCACTCAAAGAGCCGAAGCGCTGATGTTTCATCATCTTCACGACGAAGGGTGTCAGGGAGTTGCTTTGAGCTGAAATCCGGCGACAGTTGCTGCTGAGATATAGAGGATAAAGAAGATGACTTGGAGGCTGAGAGAGAAGTGAGTCCTGGAAATATGAAAGAAATGGATTTAGTGGGCTCTGGAGATGGATGGAAGGGGAATGGTTGGTTCAGATTCAGGGAGTGAGTCCAGGTATGGCAGTTTAGGCCCTTTAGGCACGAGCTGAACGCCATTGAGGCGATTCAACGAACATGTAGTACACAGACTTGTTGGATGCAGCCAAACAACGTGGTAAGGAGATAACTGCCTTTCTTTATTATTCCTTCCCCGAGATAGAAGTGGGCGGATTTCGAGAAGTTACTCCAAAAGTATATGTCTGCGTTGAAAGCAACACTTTTCTTATGCAAAGAATCAGGAATTGGCCCAAACCCAAACAATACGCCTAATGCACTACTGGCTGAAGTCGTGAACTTGGGCAATTTAGGAAAAAGGTAACATTCCGACCACTAATTGTCTGAAGCGGACCATGAGTTAAGGATGGTCTCATGTTTGTTAAATGTAAACAATTTATACCTATTTAATCCAATTATATCATTGAGAATCGAATGAGACTAAACCATCTCTCACCAAACTACAAATGTCAATGTTGGATTTGGAGAAT
The Coffea arabica cultivar ET-39 chromosome 6c, Coffea Arabica ET-39 HiFi, whole genome shotgun sequence genome window above contains:
- the LOC113695049 gene encoding uncharacterized protein codes for the protein MAFSSCLKGLNCHTWTHSLNLNQPFPFHPSPEPTKSISFIFPGLTSLSASKSSSLSSISQQQLSPDFSSKQLPDTLRREDDETSALRLFEWALEQPNFALALPVYEEILRKLATVGSFGRMRQILDRMKSSKIEITEGPFLIFIESYGKFELYDEAIGVLDMMENEFGVKPGTFSYNILLNVLVDGAKLKLVENIHSRMLTRGANPDVSTFNVLIKALCKAHQIRPAILMMEEMPNHGLVPDEKTYTTIMQGFIEEGNLEGALRVKGQMEAVGCASSNITVNVLTHGFCKEGKIEQALEFIQEMASEWFHPDQFTYNTLINGLCKAGQVKHSIEVLDLMLQEGFDPDVFTYNSLISGLCKIGEVEEAKEVLNQMLSRDCSPNAVTYNTIISTLCKENRVQEATNLARALTEKGIFPDVGTFNSLIQGLCLTGNYHGAKELFEEMKGKGCRPDEFTYNMLIDCVCSGGKMNEAFNMLKEMELSGCARSAITYNTLIDGFCKNKKLEEAEEIFDEMELQGVSRNLVTYNTLINGLCKSNRVEEAYQLMDHMIMEGLKPDKFTYNSLLSHFCRGGDIKKATEIVQSMTTNGCEPDIVTYGTLIQGLCKANRVEVASKLLRSIQMKGMVPGPQAYNPVIQALFRRKRTGEAMRLFREMEENGHPPDAISYKIVFRGLCMGGGPIGEAVDFAMEMTEKGYIPEVSSFYMLAEGLCSLAMEDILIKLVEKIMRITNFSESEKAMITGFLKIRKFQDALASLGNMLNKQKPKKSYWSR